Below is a genomic region from Microbacterium sp. KUDC0406.
CCCAGCCGAAGAAGTGCGTGATCCAGGCGGTGAGCCAGAGCAGGAAGCCGTTGATGATCAGGCCGATCAGCCCGAGTGTGAGGATGTACAGCGGGAACGCGATGATCTTGATGACCGTGCCGATGATCGTGTTCACCAGTGCGAAGATCAGGGCGATGCCGAGCAGGGTGATGACCAGCTGGAGGTCCCCACCCGGTGGGAACGGACGCACGCTCACCTCGAGCACCGGCATGAGGGTGACGACCCAGATGGCGAAGGCGTTGACGACGACGCGGACGAGGAATCGCATGCTCCGAGTCTGACAGCCGAAGTCCCGCGGCGCATCAGCCACGCGTGTTGCACCGTGAGTCGGCGGCATCCGTCGCCCGCGGCGGTCATGGAAGACTCGATCCATGGCCTACGACTTCGAGACGGTGATCGACCGCACCGGCACCGGTGCCGCCAAGTGGGAGGAGATGCGCGAGGCGAACCCCGACGTGCCGCCGGGCATCGCGCCGTTCTCGGTCGCCGACCTCGACCTGGCCATCGCTCCCGAGATCATCGACGGCCTGCGCGAGCACCTCCGCACCGCGGTGCTCGGGTACACCGTGGCGACAGACGACTACTGGAACGCGGTGACCGGTTGGTTCCAGCGCCGGCACGGATGGAGCGTCGACCGCGAGCAGATCTCGCTGGCCCCGGGCATCGTCCCGGCCTTCTTCACCGCCATCCGCGCGTTCACCGAGCCCGGCGACGGCGTCATCGTGCAGACTCCGGCGTACTACCCGTTCTACCGGCGGCATCCTCTCCAACGACCGCACCGTGGTCGGCAACCCGCTGGTGCTGCGCGACGGGCGCTGGCGCCTCGACCTCGACGACCTCGAGACCAAGGCGAAGGACCCGCGCAACAAGGTGCTGCTGTTCTGCAGCCCGCACAACCCCACCGGCCGGGTCTGGGAGCGCGACGAGCTCGCGGCCGTCGCGCGCATCGCACTCGAGAACGACCTCATCGTCGTCAGCGACGAGATCCACTTCGACCTCGTGCTGCCCGGCAGCGCGCACACCGTGTTCTCGACCCTGAGCCCCGAGATCGCCGCCCGCACGATCGTGTGCACCGCTCCGAGCAAGACCTTCAACCTCGCCGGCATGCAGACCAGCAACATCGTCATCACCGATCCCGCGCTGCGCGAGACCTACAACGACGAGCGCACGCGCACCGGATTCTTCACTCTGAACGCTCTGGGCTTCGAGGCCTGCCGCCTCGCCTACACCGAGGCGGAGTCGTGGCTCGAGCACCTCATCGAGCTGGTCGCCTCGAACCACGCGTTGGTGCGCGCGTTCATGGCGGAGCGGATGCCGGAGGTCGTGGTGCACGACCTGGAGGGCACCTACCTGCAGTGGATGGACTTCCGCGCGCTCGGCCACGACGCCGAGGAGCTCGAGCGCATCAACACTGCCGAGGCGCTGGTGTTCTTCGATGAGGGCACGATCTTCGGGCCCGAGGGCGCCGGCTTCGAGCGGATGAACCTCGCGGCCCCCGCCCACGCGATCACCGCCGCCCTGGAGCGCCTCGCCGCGGCCTACGGTCGCTGACGGTCACTGTCGTCGACCTCCCCGGTCGTTGAGCCTGGATCCACCGATGGGCCCTTGGCGGGTGGGGTCGGTGTGGTCGGCGTGGGGTGATCCTGTCGCGGGCAGGGGTGGGTTCCGGGCGTCTCATCCCGGTCGTCCACTTCGTTCTCGGTCGTGCCGTCGTCGCGGCGGTGGTCAGCTTGCCGCTGATGGTGGTGGCGCGTGCGTAGTGATGAACAGCCGGTCGAACGCGCTCTGCCAGGGCCAGGCCTCGGGCAGGTGCAGGGTGATCCGGCGCGCGGACCGTGCCAGCCGTGCTGGCACTGAGATGAGGGTGCGGCGGATCGTCGCGGTCGTGGCGGTGGCGAGCCGTCCGGCGTGGTCGGCGATGAGTCCGGCAGCGCGGGTGAGGTTGAATGCGATCGTGGCGAGGACGAGCCAGGCGCTGTTGGCGGCGAAGCGGCCGGAGGGCAGGTGCGCGAGGGGGCCGTTCTTCAGGTCGGCGTGGACGTGCTCGATGATCGCGTGGGCGCGGTGGGCCCGGTCCGCGGCGATGGTGTTCAGGCGGTCGGCGGTGACGGTGGTGAAGAACGCGTGGTAGCGGAACGTGTCGAACAGAGGATCCTGGTCTGGCCTGGGGCGGTGGGCTTTCACGCGGCGCACGATGAGCCGTCCGGTGATGCCGCCGTGTTTGGCGAATGCGGTGAACCGGGTCTCGGCGACCTCCGCGTCGCTGACCATTTCGTCGGTGTCGGGGTCGAAGATCGCGTTCGGGTAGTGGATCGGTGTCCAGTCGTTCTCGGCAATGGTCGCGATCGCGGCGGTCACGGCGGGGTTGCGTTTGACGGTGACCGACACGTCGGCGCCGGCGGCGAGTGCTCGGGAGATGGTGGGGTGGCCGTAGTAGGCGGAGTCCGCGCGCATCAGCACCGGCCCGGCGGTGCCGGTGCGGCGCAGCAGAGTGAGCGCGTCGCTGAGGAGCCGGTCCGCGCCTCTGGGCGAGTTCACCTGCCCGCGGCGCAGCCGCTGGGCCAGGATCACCGGCGCCGACGAGGCTGTCGACGCGGTCACGACCGCCGCGTTCAGGCCCCGCACCCGGGAGTAGCCGATCCCGGCGCCCTGCTTGCGGGCAGAGTGCACCTCGATGACAGTGTCGTCGATATCGACGAACACGAACCCCGCGCCCGCCGACGCGGGGATGATCGGCGCCCGCGTGGCCAGGCCGGCCAGCACGCGAGCGGCGACCGCATCGAGCTGGCGGACATGCCCGAACGTGAACGCACGCAGGAACGAACCCAACGTCGACGGCGCATACACCGAGCCGAACAGCGACCGCATGCCGCCGTGACGGAGCAGATTCATGTCGTCGATCGAGTCCGCCCCGGCAAGCATCCCCGCCACCAGCGCCATGACCTTCGCACCGGCGTTGGCGCCCTTGTCTGTCGGGACTCTCAACCGCGATTGGGTGAGCTCGTCCAGGCCCGCGGAACGCGCGAGGCGGAGCATCGGGACCAGACCCGCAGCCGACACGAGATTCGGATCATCGAACACCGCGGACACAGCGGCCGGAGCATGCTTGAATTGCATCTACGAGATGCCTCTCGCTTCGGGGAACTAGAACCTTAGACCAGCTCTATTTTCCCTGATCCGGGAGGCATTTCCGCGTTACGGCACCCGCTCAACGCCCACGCTCATCGGTGGATCGAGGTTGAGCGAGCGAAGCGAGACGAAACGCTTTCAGGTCAGCTGAACGCGTTCCGTCTCGCTCGTTCCTCGCTCGCTCAACGACCGACGGTGGTCACGTGCGCGGCGAAGCGCGCGGCGATCTCAGGCAGCTCCAGCCTGCTCTGCGCGACGTCCAGCACGAGGTCGAATGCCTCATCCGTCTGCATGTCGATGATGATCCCGTTGAGCTCGAAGAAGGTGAGCGTCAGGATCCATGAGAACCGCTTGTTGCCGTCGAACAGCGGATGGTTCTGCGCCAGCGATGACATCAGAGCCGCGGCCTTGACCTCGATCTCGGGGTAGGCCTCGACTCCGAACATCGAGCTCGCGGGGCGTGCGAGCGCGGACGCGAGCAGCCCGATGTCGCGCACATGCAGACCGAGAGCGTCGAGGATGCCCATTGCCTGGGGAAGCTCGACATACCGGATCATGCGTCTTCGAGCTTCGTCATCAGCTCCGAGTAGCGGTCAGCGACGCCGAGAGCGATGCCCACGGCCTCCTCGGTCGTGACCTCTTCGCGGACGAATCGGTCCGCGGCTTCGATCAGCAGCGCGTGTTTCGACGTGTGGCGTCGCTCGGCAAGCTCGCTCAACTGCGCGTCGAGCTCCGGAGGGATCCGCACCGTCATGGCCATACCAGAATGGTACCACTCGGGCATCCGCCCGGCCTCTTAGACTCATACCGTGACTGAGCCGATCCTGCCCCGCATCCGTCCCGAGATCGCGGCGCTGCCGCCGTATCGCCAGGGCAAGCAGGCGGGCGCCGACGCGTTCAAGCTGTCCAGCAACGAGAACCCGTTCGAGCCGCTGCCGTCGGTCGTCGAGGCCCTGCAGCACACCACCCCGGTGAACCGCTACCCGGATGCCACGGCCGGCGCGCTGCGCGCGCGACTCGGGGAGAAGTACGGCGTCGCCTCTGATGCCGTGCACGTCGCCGCCGGGTCGGTGTCGATCCTGCATCAGCTCGTGCTCGGCACCTCGAGCGTCGGCGACGAGGTCGTCTACGCCTGGCGCTCGTTCGAGGCGTACCCCAGCCTGCCCCTGGTCGCCGGAGCCACCGGCGTGCAGGTGCCGCTCGCCGCGGGCGCTCGGCATGACCTCGACGCGATGGCCGACGCGATCACCGACCGCACCCGCGTCGTCATCGTGTGCACCCCGAACAACCCGACCGGCCCGATCGTCACCACCTCCGAGTTCGCCGCATTCCTCGAGCGCGTCCCTCAGGACGTGCTGGTCATCCTCGACGAGGCCTACGCCGAGTTCGTCACCGCTCCCGACGCCGTGGACGGGCTGAAGGAGCGCATCTTCGAGACGCACCCGAACGTCGTCGTGCTGCGCACGTTCTCCAAGGCGTACGGGCTGGCCGGCCTGCGCGTCGGCTATGCGATCGGGCATCCGCGGGTGCTCGACGCGGCCCGCACGACCGGCATCCCCCTGTCGGTCACCAGTGCGGCCGAGAACGCGGCGATCGCCAGCCTCGATGCCGAGGACGAGCTGATGCAGCGCGTCGCCGTGATCGTCGAGCGACGCGACCGCCTCGTGGCCGGCCTGCGCGAGCTGGGCTGGAAGGTGCCCGACTCGCAGTCCAACTTCGTGTGGCTGCGCACCAAGGAGCGCACCGATGAGATCGCCGAGGCCTTCGTCGCCGCGGGTCTGATCGTCCGTCCGTTCTCGGGCGACGGCATCCGCATCTCGGTGGGCGAGGAGCAGTCGCTCCCGAAGGTGCTCGAGGTCGCCGCTTCTGTTCGTTGAGCGAGCGGTGGTCGTTGAGCGAGCGCCAGCGAGTCGAAACGCAGAGACGAAACGCCCCGAGTGATCTGAGAGCGTTTCGTCACTTCGACTCGCTCCGCTCGCTCAGTACGGCGCTCGGTCGCTGCGCTCCCTCGCTCAACGACCCGGGGAGAACCGGACGATTCTCCGTGATCCGGGCAGAAACAAGGGGCTCCTAGTTATGCGTGACCGGGCATGCGGGCGCGGGTACCGTGGAGCGGGTGACCACTCCTGAGACCCCCTCGTGCGCGTCCTGGACGCAGACGGACGGTTCGCTCCCACGGATGCCGCAGCGCAGTATCTGCCCCTGATCGAAGCGCTCACCGACGCCGAGCTCGAGCAGTTCTACCGCGACATGGTCGTCATCCGCGCGATCGACACCCAGGCCACCAATCTGCAGCGTCAGGGCCAGCTGGCCCTGTGGCCGCCGAGCCGCGGACAGGAGGCCGCGCAGGTCGGCTCGGCCTACGCCGCCCGCCCGCAGGACACGATCTTCCCGTCGTACCGTGAGCACGTCGTCACCCGCATCCGCGGCGTCGACCCGGTCGACATCATCAAGCTGATGCGCGGTGTCTCGCACGGCGGCTGGGACCCGACCGACCCGAAGAACGGCAACACCCGGCTCTACACGCTGGTGCTCGGCTCGCAGACCCTGCACGCCGCCGGGCTTCGGCATGGGTCTGGCCTTCGACGGCAGGTGCGGCACGGGCGATGCAGAAATCGACGAGGCCGTTGTGGTCTACTACGGCGACGGCGCCTCCAGCCAGGGCGATGTGCACGAGGCGATGGTCTTCGCCGCGAGCTACGACGCCCCCGTGCTGTTCTTCCTGCAGAACAACCACTGGGCCATCTCGGTGCCCGTCGCCACGCAGTCGAAGGTTCCGCTGGTCGGCCGCAGCGCCGGCTACGGCATTCCCTCGGTGCGTGTCGACGGCAACGACGTCCTCGCCAGCTACGCCGTTTCACGCAAGCAGCTCGACGAGGCGCGCGCCGGCGGCGGCCCCCGCGCGATCGAGGCGGTGACCTACCGGATGGGCGCGCACACCACGAGCGACGACCCCACGAAGTACCGCGCGAGTGCCGAGGAGCAGGAGTGGTCGCTGCGCGACCCGATCGTCCGCATGCGCGGGTTCCTGGAGGGCAAGGGCGCCCCGGCGGAGTTCTTCGCCGACGTGGATGCCGAGGCGGCGGATGCCGCGGAGGACCTGCGCTCGCGCAGCGTGGCGCTGCCCGACCCCGGCCCCGACGCGATCTTCCGGCACGTCTACAGCGAGCCGCATCCGCTCATGGCCGAACAGTCGACCTGGCTCGCCGACTATGAGGCATCCTTCGAGGGAGGCGCAGCGTGACGATTGAGACGATGCCCCTCGCGAAGGCGCTCAACGCCGGCCTGCGCAAGG
It encodes:
- a CDS encoding CopG family ribbon-helix-helix protein, with translation MPEWYHSGMAMTVRIPPELDAQLSELAERRHTSKHALLIEAADRFVREEVTTEEAVGIALGVADRYSELMTKLEDA
- a CDS encoding type II toxin-antitoxin system death-on-curing family toxin, which translates into the protein MIRYVELPQAMGILDALGLHVRDIGLLASALARPASSMFGVEAYPEIEVKAAALMSSLAQNHPLFDGNKRFSWILTLTFFELNGIIIDMQTDEAFDLVLDVAQSRLELPEIAARFAAHVTTVGR
- a CDS encoding MalY/PatB family protein encodes the protein MVGNPLVLRDGRWRLDLDDLETKAKDPRNKVLLFCSPHNPTGRVWERDELAAVARIALENDLIVVSDEIHFDLVLPGSAHTVFSTLSPEIAARTIVCTAPSKTFNLAGMQTSNIVITDPALRETYNDERTRTGFFTLNALGFEACRLAYTEAESWLEHLIELVASNHALVRAFMAERMPEVVVHDLEGTYLQWMDFRALGHDAEELERINTAEALVFFDEGTIFGPEGAGFERMNLAAPAHAITAALERLAAAYGR
- a CDS encoding phage holin family protein; its protein translation is MRFLVRVVVNAFAIWVVTLMPVLEVSVRPFPPGGDLQLVITLLGIALIFALVNTIIGTVIKIIAFPLYILTLGLIGLIINGFLLWLTAWITHFFGWGLEVNSFWWGIVAAIVISIINWIFSIILRPQRKAAAGR
- a CDS encoding histidinol-phosphate transaminase: MTEPILPRIRPEIAALPPYRQGKQAGADAFKLSSNENPFEPLPSVVEALQHTTPVNRYPDATAGALRARLGEKYGVASDAVHVAAGSVSILHQLVLGTSSVGDEVVYAWRSFEAYPSLPLVAGATGVQVPLAAGARHDLDAMADAITDRTRVVIVCTPNNPTGPIVTTSEFAAFLERVPQDVLVILDEAYAEFVTAPDAVDGLKERIFETHPNVVVLRTFSKAYGLAGLRVGYAIGHPRVLDAARTTGIPLSVTSAAENAAIASLDAEDELMQRVAVIVERRDRLVAGLRELGWKVPDSQSNFVWLRTKERTDEIAEAFVAAGLIVRPFSGDGIRISVGEEQSLPKVLEVAASVR
- a CDS encoding IS1380 family transposase — translated: MQFKHAPAAVSAVFDDPNLVSAAGLVPMLRLARSAGLDELTQSRLRVPTDKGANAGAKVMALVAGMLAGADSIDDMNLLRHGGMRSLFGSVYAPSTLGSFLRAFTFGHVRQLDAVAARVLAGLATRAPIIPASAGAGFVFVDIDDTVIEVHSARKQGAGIGYSRVRGLNAAVVTASTASSAPVILAQRLRRGQVNSPRGADRLLSDALTLLRRTGTAGPVLMRADSAYYGHPTISRALAAGADVSVTVKRNPAVTAAIATIAENDWTPIHYPNAIFDPDTDEMVSDAEVAETRFTAFAKHGGITGRLIVRRVKAHRPRPDQDPLFDTFRYHAFFTTVTADRLNTIAADRAHRAHAIIEHVHADLKNGPLAHLPSGRFAANSAWLVLATIAFNLTRAAGLIADHAGRLATATTATIRRTLISVPARLARSARRITLHLPEAWPWQSAFDRLFITTHAPPPSAAS